The Pseudomonas sp. G2-4 genome window below encodes:
- a CDS encoding DUF2334 domain-containing protein: MTHSPSVLLVLHDVAPQTWPDYQPFVEAVDALGQVPMTWLVVPDFHRNNALEAHPGFRRLLDSRVERGDELVLHGYYHCDDGPAARHPKDWFMRRVYTHEGEFYNLSEQAALARLRAGIEIFERYHWPLEGFVAPAWLMSEGTRQALRQLPLSYTSDTQHLYRLPDFTAIDAPGLVWSARSAWRRGLSKVLSDQRETRWRQAPVIRLGLHPVDMRHGFSRDYWLRTLERLLNDGRMPMTKAGWLATQGLRVSSAA, from the coding sequence ATGACTCATTCACCCAGCGTGTTACTGGTGCTGCACGACGTGGCACCGCAAACCTGGCCCGACTACCAGCCCTTTGTCGAAGCCGTCGATGCCCTCGGCCAGGTGCCGATGACTTGGTTGGTAGTGCCTGACTTTCACCGCAACAATGCCCTGGAGGCTCACCCGGGTTTTCGGCGTCTGCTCGACAGTCGGGTCGAGCGCGGCGACGAACTGGTGTTGCATGGTTATTACCACTGCGACGACGGTCCTGCGGCCCGGCACCCCAAGGACTGGTTCATGCGCCGGGTCTATACCCATGAAGGTGAGTTCTACAACCTGTCCGAGCAAGCCGCCCTCGCCCGCCTGCGCGCTGGTATCGAGATCTTTGAGCGTTACCACTGGCCGCTGGAAGGTTTCGTCGCCCCGGCCTGGCTGATGAGCGAAGGTACCCGCCAGGCCTTGCGCCAGTTGCCCCTGAGCTACACCAGCGATACCCAACACCTTTATCGCCTGCCCGACTTCACCGCCATCGACGCCCCGGGGTTGGTCTGGAGCGCCCGCAGTGCCTGGCGCCGCGGCCTGTCGAAAGTCCTCAGCGACCAAAGGGAAACGCGCTGGCGCCAGGCCCCGGTGATTCGCCTGGGCCTGCACCCAGTGGACATGCGCCACGGGTTTTCCCGGGATTACTGGCTGCGCACCCTCGAACGCCTGCTCAATGACGGTCGCATGCCGATGACCAAGGCCGGCTGGCTGGCGACTCAGGGCCTGCGGGTCAGCAGCGCCGCATGA
- a CDS encoding lysylphosphatidylglycerol synthase transmembrane domain-containing protein encodes MKRLIWLAAALLTALLVPLLVGGGEMWTRVQRFPLSLLLIMLGMIVLCWGLNSMRLRLLLGEHRGRIGGLKSMGVVMSTEFAMCATPGGSGGPLTLMALLARNGVRPAHGSAVFAMDQLSDLLFFLCALVGILFYALFQNLSQRMEWMLGLSAVSMFGGLFACALVARYHRRLILLGARLLCHLRVKSSTRRRWARKILHFLAAFTDTLKLPRQTLFQVFGLTCLHWVLRYSVLYLALKGLGADLQWAWSFLIQMLSLSAGQFSLLPGGAGAAELTSAALLAPMVGKSTAAAAILIWRAVTYYFYLVAGGPVFFLMVGRPLIKKLIKLRQA; translated from the coding sequence ATGAAACGGCTGATCTGGCTGGCCGCCGCGCTGCTCACGGCGCTTCTGGTTCCGCTGCTGGTGGGCGGCGGGGAGATGTGGACGCGGGTACAACGTTTTCCCTTATCGCTGCTGCTGATCATGCTCGGCATGATCGTGCTGTGCTGGGGTTTGAACTCCATGCGCCTGCGTTTGCTGCTGGGTGAACACCGCGGGCGTATCGGCGGACTGAAAAGCATGGGCGTGGTGATGTCCACCGAGTTCGCCATGTGCGCAACGCCCGGCGGCAGTGGTGGGCCGCTGACACTGATGGCCCTGCTGGCGCGCAATGGCGTGCGCCCGGCCCATGGCAGTGCGGTATTTGCCATGGATCAGTTGAGCGACCTGCTGTTCTTCCTCTGCGCCTTGGTGGGCATCCTGTTTTATGCGCTGTTCCAGAATCTCAGCCAACGCATGGAATGGATGCTGGGATTGAGTGCAGTTTCAATGTTTGGCGGGTTGTTCGCCTGTGCGCTGGTGGCCCGCTACCACCGCCGGCTGATTCTGCTGGGCGCTCGGCTACTGTGTCATTTGCGGGTAAAGAGCAGCACCCGTCGACGCTGGGCACGCAAGATCCTGCACTTTCTCGCGGCGTTTACTGACACCTTGAAATTGCCACGGCAAACCCTGTTCCAAGTCTTCGGCCTGACGTGTCTCCATTGGGTATTGCGCTACAGCGTGCTGTACCTGGCGTTGAAAGGGCTGGGGGCGGATTTGCAGTGGGCCTGGAGTTTCCTGATCCAGATGCTGTCCCTGAGCGCCGGGCAATTCAGCCTGCTGCCGGGCGGTGCCGGGGCTGCGGAACTGACCTCGGCGGCGCTGTTGGCACCCATGGTGGGTAAATCCACTGCCGCGGCGGCGATTCTGATCTGGCGAGCAGTGACTTATTACTTTTACCTGGTGGCGGGCGGGCCGGTGTTCTTCTTGATGGTCGGGCGACCGTTGATCAAGAAGCTGATAAAGCTCAGGCAGGCCTGA
- the purU gene encoding formyltetrahydrofolate deformylase, which produces MRTFRLVIACPDRVGIVAKVSNFLASHNGWITEASHHSDNHSGWFFMRHEIRADSLPFGIEAFREAFAPIAEEFSMDWRITDTAQKKRVVLMASRESHCLADLLHRWHSDELDCDIACVISNHDDLRSMVEWHGIPYYHVPVDPQDKQPAFAEVSRLVKQHEAEVVVLARYMQILPPALCREYAHQVINIHHSFLPSFVGAKPYHQASLRGVKLIGATCHYVTEELDAGPIIEQDVVRVSHSDSIEDMVRFGRDVEKMVLARGLRYHLEDRVLVHGNKTVVF; this is translated from the coding sequence ATGCGCACTTTTCGGCTGGTGATTGCTTGCCCGGACCGCGTCGGTATCGTTGCTAAAGTCAGTAACTTTCTGGCGTCCCATAACGGCTGGATCACTGAAGCGAGCCATCACTCGGACAATCACAGTGGCTGGTTCTTCATGCGTCACGAGATTCGTGCCGACTCGCTGCCCTTCGGCATCGAAGCCTTTCGCGAGGCTTTTGCACCGATTGCCGAAGAGTTCTCGATGGACTGGCGCATCACCGACACCGCGCAGAAAAAACGCGTCGTGCTGATGGCCAGTCGCGAGTCTCACTGCCTGGCTGACTTGCTGCACCGCTGGCACAGCGATGAGCTCGATTGCGACATTGCCTGTGTCATTTCCAACCATGACGACTTGCGCAGCATGGTGGAGTGGCACGGCATCCCGTACTACCATGTACCGGTCGACCCGCAGGACAAGCAGCCGGCGTTCGCCGAAGTCTCGAGGCTGGTCAAGCAGCACGAGGCCGAAGTGGTGGTGCTGGCCCGCTACATGCAAATCCTGCCGCCGGCCTTGTGCCGCGAATACGCCCACCAGGTCATCAACATCCATCACAGTTTCCTGCCGTCGTTCGTCGGCGCCAAGCCGTACCACCAGGCTTCCCTGCGCGGCGTGAAACTGATTGGCGCCACCTGCCATTACGTGACCGAAGAGCTGGACGCCGGCCCGATCATCGAGCAGGACGTGGTGCGCGTCAGCCACAGCGACAGCATCGAAGACATGGTGCGTTTCGGCCGTGACGTAGAGAAGATGGTGTTGGCGCGGGGCCTGCGCTATCACCTGGAAGACCGGGTGTTGGTGCACGGCAACAAGACTGTGGTGTTCTGA
- the mvaT gene encoding histone-like nucleoid-structuring protein MvaT yields the protein MSLINEYRATEEAIKELQARLKNLSQDDKLQTELEFEGKLRTLMGEYSKSLRDIIALLDPEAKSSKAPRGAVKTTGTKRARKVKQYKNPHNGEVIETKGGNHKTLKEWKAKWGGDVVEGWATLLG from the coding sequence ATGTCCTTGATCAATGAATACCGCGCCACTGAAGAAGCCATCAAAGAACTGCAAGCGCGCCTGAAAAACCTGTCCCAAGACGACAAACTGCAAACCGAACTGGAATTCGAAGGCAAACTGCGCACGCTGATGGGCGAGTACTCCAAGTCCCTGCGCGACATCATTGCCCTGCTGGATCCAGAAGCCAAGTCGAGCAAAGCACCACGTGGCGCGGTAAAAACTACCGGCACCAAACGCGCTCGCAAAGTTAAGCAATACAAAAACCCGCACAACGGTGAAGTCATCGAAACCAAAGGTGGCAACCACAAGACCCTGAAAGAGTGGAAAGCCAAGTGGGGCGGTGACGTGGTTGAAGGCTGGGCAACCCTGCTGGGTTAA
- the sbcB gene encoding exodeoxyribonuclease I, translating to MTSIFWYDYETTGINPRCDRPLQVAGIRTDFELNEIDEPVNLYCQPSDDILPHPAACAITGITPACLAEKGLSEADFMTRVHAQLAAPGTCGAGYNTLRFDDEMTRYSLYRNFFDPYAREWQGGNSRWDLIDLVRAAYALRPQGIVWPQEEGRVTLKLERLTAANGIDHGQAHDALSDVRATIALARLIRQQQPRLYDWLFQLRSKQKVMDQIRLLQPMVHISGRFSAARNYIGVVLPLAWHPKNRNALIVCDLHLDPQGLLDHDADRLRQGLYTRREELLDGELPVPLKLIHINKCPVVAPLSVLRAEDQQRLQLDMDGYQQRALRLTDAQEVWQDKLQAIYGREDFTASEDPEQQLYAGFIGDRDRRLCEQVRLADPVQLAQQRWPFDDERLPELLFRYRARNFPDTLNPEEQGRWRLFCQQRLSSPELGAPNTLKSFDEAMGEWMALSTPLQQEVLMQWQGYSQQLRKRLSL from the coding sequence GTGACTTCCATCTTCTGGTACGACTACGAAACCACCGGCATCAACCCGCGTTGCGACCGGCCCTTGCAAGTGGCGGGTATCCGTACCGATTTCGAGCTCAATGAAATCGACGAACCGGTGAACCTGTATTGCCAGCCCAGCGATGACATCCTGCCCCATCCGGCGGCCTGTGCGATCACCGGCATCACTCCGGCGTGCCTGGCCGAAAAAGGCTTGAGCGAAGCCGATTTCATGACCCGTGTCCACGCCCAACTGGCCGCTCCCGGTACGTGTGGCGCTGGTTATAACACCCTGCGCTTCGACGATGAAATGACCCGCTACAGCCTTTATCGGAATTTTTTCGACCCCTATGCGCGGGAATGGCAGGGCGGCAACAGTCGCTGGGACCTGATCGACCTGGTGCGCGCCGCCTATGCCCTACGCCCGCAAGGCATCGTCTGGCCGCAGGAGGAGGGTCGCGTCACCCTCAAGCTCGAGCGCCTGACCGCCGCCAATGGCATCGACCATGGCCAGGCGCACGATGCGTTGTCGGACGTGCGCGCGACCATCGCCCTGGCCCGCCTGATTCGCCAGCAGCAGCCCCGGCTCTACGACTGGCTGTTCCAGCTGCGCAGCAAACAGAAGGTGATGGACCAGATCCGCCTGCTGCAGCCGATGGTGCACATCTCCGGACGCTTCTCGGCGGCACGCAATTACATCGGCGTCGTCCTGCCGCTGGCCTGGCACCCGAAAAACCGCAACGCCCTGATTGTCTGCGACCTGCACCTGGATCCCCAGGGGCTGCTCGACCACGATGCCGACCGGTTGCGCCAGGGTTTGTACACGCGCCGTGAAGAACTGCTCGATGGTGAATTGCCGGTGCCGCTCAAGCTCATCCATATCAACAAGTGTCCGGTGGTCGCGCCGTTGTCGGTGCTGCGCGCCGAGGATCAACAGCGGCTGCAACTGGACATGGACGGCTATCAGCAGCGGGCATTGCGACTAACTGACGCACAGGAAGTTTGGCAGGATAAACTTCAAGCTATTTATGGCCGCGAGGATTTCACCGCCAGTGAGGATCCCGAACAACAGTTATACGCGGGCTTCATCGGCGACCGTGATCGTCGTTTATGTGAACAAGTCCGCTTGGCGGACCCGGTGCAATTGGCTCAACAACGCTGGCCATTCGATGACGAGCGCTTGCCGGAATTATTGTTTCGATATCGCGCGCGCAACTTTCCAGACACGCTGAATCCCGAAGAGCAGGGGCGTTGGAGACTTTTCTGTCAACAACGTCTGTCATCCCCGGAATTGGGAGCGCCTAATACCTTGAAAAGTTTTGATGAGGCAATGGGAGAATGGATGGCGCTCTCTACGCCATTGCAGCAAGAGGTCCTCATGCAATGGCAGGGCTACAGCCAGCAATTGCGTAAACGTTTAAGCCTATGA
- a CDS encoding RDD family protein: MLDTPALQRNATLPAPLDTRYQVETPEGIDLPLRPAGLMPRSLAFAIDLGIRGLVLGLLFLILAFFGELGIGLGSILLFIISWWYMVLFEVLNQGRSPGKQIMGLRVVQDDGRPIGWSASLIRNLLRFVDMLPFAYAFGAISCLQHPAFKRLGDLAAGTLVVYREQPVKRPTLPLVQPIRPPFALSLNEQRAVLSFAERQAELSPARVNELASILAAPLNVQAPSAVAELNGIARGLLGPT, encoded by the coding sequence ATGCTCGACACACCAGCACTGCAAAGGAACGCGACGCTGCCGGCGCCCCTGGACACGCGCTATCAGGTCGAAACGCCCGAAGGCATCGACCTGCCACTGCGTCCGGCGGGGTTGATGCCCCGTTCACTGGCCTTTGCCATCGACCTGGGCATACGCGGGCTGGTCCTGGGGCTGCTCTTTCTGATCCTGGCGTTTTTCGGTGAGCTGGGCATCGGCCTGGGGTCCATCCTGCTGTTCATTATCAGCTGGTGGTACATGGTGCTGTTCGAAGTGCTGAACCAGGGCCGCTCCCCCGGCAAGCAGATCATGGGGTTGCGCGTGGTGCAGGACGACGGTCGCCCCATTGGCTGGTCCGCCTCACTGATCCGCAACCTGTTGCGCTTCGTCGACATGCTGCCCTTCGCCTATGCCTTCGGGGCAATCAGTTGCCTGCAGCATCCGGCCTTCAAACGCCTGGGCGACCTCGCGGCCGGCACACTGGTGGTATATCGCGAACAACCGGTCAAACGCCCCACCCTGCCATTGGTACAACCGATACGCCCGCCGTTTGCCCTGAGCCTGAACGAGCAACGCGCCGTGCTGAGTTTCGCCGAGCGCCAGGCCGAACTGTCCCCGGCGCGGGTCAACGAACTGGCGAGCATCCTGGCCGCACCCTTGAACGTCCAGGCGCCCAGCGCCGTGGCCGAACTCAATGGCATTGCCCGCGGCCTGTTGGGGCCAACATGA
- a CDS encoding stage II sporulation protein M, producing the protein MKQSLFESRHQEEWAHLSGLLDQLERSRNAPQSSDFPPAYRRLCHHLALAQARGYSSLLIDTLQQLALRGHQQLYRDRSRPSASLSAFILAGFPRLVREQWRFVLVASLMFLGSLAGIGLLVYLFPELVYSVLGADEISQIRSMYDPAAGHLGRSIERAASEDWVMFGYYIMHNIGIAFQTFASGLMFGLGSAFFLFFNGLTIGAVAGHLTQIGSGSTFWSFVIGHGAFELTAIALAGAAGLQLGWALIAPGRLTRGEALRLAAGKSVLMIGGVMLLLLIAAFIEAYWSSSAVSPAIKYTVGALLWLLVLSYLLFAGRDRHAPE; encoded by the coding sequence ATGAAGCAAAGCCTGTTTGAAAGCCGCCATCAAGAAGAATGGGCACATCTGTCGGGCCTGCTCGATCAATTGGAACGCAGTCGCAACGCGCCCCAGAGCAGCGATTTCCCACCCGCCTATCGGCGACTTTGCCATCACCTGGCACTGGCCCAGGCGCGGGGCTACAGCAGCTTGCTGATCGACACGCTGCAACAACTGGCCCTGCGCGGTCACCAGCAGCTCTACCGGGACCGCAGCCGACCCTCGGCCAGTCTCTCGGCCTTTATCCTCGCCGGGTTTCCTCGACTGGTCCGCGAACAATGGCGCTTCGTGCTGGTCGCCAGCCTGATGTTCCTGGGCAGCCTGGCGGGCATCGGGCTGTTGGTCTATCTGTTTCCGGAACTGGTCTACAGCGTGTTGGGCGCCGACGAAATCAGCCAGATACGCAGCATGTACGACCCGGCCGCCGGGCACCTGGGGCGCTCGATCGAACGGGCCGCCAGCGAGGATTGGGTCATGTTCGGCTACTACATCATGCACAACATCGGCATTGCCTTTCAGACGTTCGCCAGTGGCCTGATGTTTGGCCTGGGCAGCGCGTTCTTCCTGTTTTTCAATGGCCTGACCATTGGCGCGGTGGCCGGACACCTGACCCAGATCGGTTCGGGAAGCACATTCTGGTCGTTCGTGATCGGCCATGGCGCCTTCGAACTCACCGCCATCGCCCTGGCCGGCGCCGCCGGACTGCAACTGGGTTGGGCCTTGATCGCGCCGGGGCGCCTGACCCGGGGCGAGGCCTTGCGGCTCGCCGCGGGCAAAAGCGTGCTGATGATCGGCGGGGTGATGCTGTTGCTGCTCATCGCCGCGTTCATCGAGGCCTACTGGTCCTCCAGCGCCGTATCGCCCGCCATCAAATACACGGTGGGCGCATTGTTATGGCTGCTGGTGCTCAGTTATCTGTTGTTTGCCGGACGGGACCGCCATGCGCCTGAGTGA